DNA sequence from the Acidobacteriota bacterium genome:
CACCCTGCGGCGGTAGCGCTGCACGATCAACTCCCAGGCGTGCTGGTCGCCGCTGAGACAGGCGTTGATGAGTGCGTCGGTCTCGTCGGCGACCGGGGGCGTCAGCGCGTCGGACACGTGCGGCAAGTGTACAATTCATGGCGGCCGCGGGGTTTCACCACGGGCTCCTGGCGACGCCATCCCCCACACCCATGGACGGATTCGACTGTTCCCCTGACCGTCCAGCCACCTGCGATGGCGTCGATCTGGCGGCCGTGGCTGCCGCCGAAGGCACACCGCTCTACGTCTACAGCGCGGCCGGCATCGTCGCGCGCTACCGGGCCCTCGACGCCGCGCTCGGCGAGTGGCCGCATCGGATCCACTTCGCGATGAAGGCGAACTCGACGCTCGGGGTCGTCCGGTTGCTGCATGCGGCGGGAAGCTCGTTCGATGCCAATTCGGGAGGCGAAATAGGCGTGGCGTTGCGCGCGGGGGCGCCGCCGGACGCGATCGTCTTCACGGGCGTCGGCAAGACGGAGGCGGAGCTGACCGATGCGGTGCGCCTCGGCATCGGCACGATCAACGCGGAGTCGGCCGGGGAGCTGGACCGGATCGGACGCATTGCCGCGTCGCGGGGCGTGCGGGCGCGCGTCGCCCTGCGCGTGAACCCGGACATCGAGGCCGATACCCACCCGGGCATCGCGACCGGCGGCCGGGCCCACAAGTTCGGGGTGCCGATGGGCGACGCCCGCGATATCGCGCGCGAGGCGTCGACGCACGAAGGGCTGGAACTGGTCGGCATCCACGCGCATGTCGGATCGCAGATCACCGACCTCGATTCGCTGGGCCGGACCGCGGCAGCGGTCGCGCGGCTCGCGCACCGGCTGCAGGAAGACGGCGTTCCGCTCGCGCATGTCGATCTGGGCGGCGGACTGGGGATCGCCTACGACGCGGCCGAGGCGCCGTCGGTCGACGCCTACGCGCGACTGCTGGTCGATGCGGTCCGGCCAACCGGGCTGACCCTGCTCGTCGAGCCGGGCCGCTGGATCGTCGGTCCGACCGGCGCACTCATCGCCACCGTGGTCGACGTCAAGCCGCAGGCGGACGGACGTCACTTCGTCGTGCTCGACGCGGGCATGAGCGAGCTGCTCCGCCCGGCGTTGTACGGCTCGGCGCACCGACTGCACCTGCTGCAGCCGCGCGACGGCTCACCCGTCACCTGCGATGTCGTCGGACCGATATGCGAGACGACGGATGTGGTCGGCCTCGGTCAGAGGATGCCGTTGCCGCGGGTGGGCGACCGGATCCTGGTGCGCGACGCCGGCGCCTACGGGGTGGCGATGGCCTCGAACTACAATCGCCATCCCCTGCCGGCCGAGGCGCTGATCGCGGACGGAGCGTGGACACTGATTCGCCGCCGGCAGTCCGTCGACGAAATGATGGCGTCGGAGCTGTGACGGCGCCGGGAACGGAGCGCGACAACGATGCTCGTAGCGATCGAGGGGCTTGATCAGAGCGGCAAGGAGACGCAGGCGCGCGAGTTGCGCGACCGGCTGCGGGCGGCCGGCTACCGGTCGCGCGTGGTGTCGTTTCCCGACTACGGAACGTCGATTGGCGAGGAGATTGCCCGCGCGCTGCAGGGCGAGCGGGAGTACGGCCCGGAAACGATGCAACTGCTGTATGTAGCGAATCGCTTCGAGCGGAAGGCCGACATCGACCGGTGGCAGGCGGGGGGGCTCATCGTCCTGTTCGATCGGTATGTCGCCTCCGCCGTCGCCTACGGCGAAGCGCATGGCCTCGACCCGGCGTGGCTCGAGAACCTGCAGATCTACCTGCCGCAGCCGGATCTGACGTTCTTCCTCGACATCGCGCCGGAGACCGCGATGGCCCGCAAGGCGGTGGGACGCGACCGCTACGAGCGCGATCTCGCGCTCCTCGCGCGCGTCCGGGTCAGCTATCAGCGCCTTGCCGCGCAATCCGGCTGGATCCGGATCGACGGCGAACAGTCGCCCGACGACGTTGCCACCGCCCTCGCCACGGCGCTCGAGCCGCGCCTGCCGGCGCTACCCTAGCGGTCCGAGGTGAGCCCCGCACTACATTCGGGCGGTGCATGCCGGCTGAACGGGGTGCCTCGTCTACCCGATGATCTCGATCAGGCCCTCGACAATGACGGCCAGCTCCTCCTCGGATGCCCGCCCGAGGCGTCGACCGAGGCGCTCGGTCGAGAGCGTTCGGATCTGGCTGATCTTGACCCACGAACGCTTGGGGAGCCTTGATGCACGGAGCCGCAGGGTCAGAGGGAAGCCTGCGCGCGGTTCCTGACTGGTCAGGGCCGCGGCGATTACCGTGCCCGATCGCTCGTTGAAGATATCGTGGCTGAGGACGACGACAGGACGCTGGCCGGCCTGTTCGTGGCCTCGAACCGGGTTCAGATTCGCCCAGCGGACGTCGCCCCTCAGTATTCGGGCCACGACTCACCTGCGATGCCTTCGTCCGCAAGAAGCTGTTCGTGGGTCGGATCCAGCTTGTCGCATTCCGTCGCCAGGCGAGTGCGGGCGAGTCGGCCGAGTTTCTCCGCCAGGGCTGATTCCACTGCCTGGCTGCGGTTTCTGAACATCCCTCCTGACACGAGCGTGTCCATCTGGTTGAGCAACCGGGCGTCCAGGGTGACGGCGACCTTGGCTTTTGGCATCGTCGCAAGAGTATGATGTTTCATCATACCATCAGGCGCTGCGTTTCGGACCGGCACGTTTCGGCGGGGCGCTGGCGGACGCCGCGCTGGGGCGCAAGGGCCACGCCGAGCACGCGCACGTCGGCGGCGCCTGCCTCTCGCAGCAGGGTGGCGCACGCCTCCACCGTTGCTCCGGTCGTAATCACATCGTCGACCAGCAGGAGCCTCTGTCCCCGGACCGCCGAGGGCGCGCGGCCGGCGTAGCGGCGCACGAGCCTGAACGCGCCACGAACCGCCCGGAGACGGACGCTGCGCGGGAGTTCCATCTGCGGACGGGTGTGATGCGCCCGGCGGATCGGCCGGATGACGGGGCGGCCGAGTCGGCGGGCGATGTCGTCCGCCTGGTTGAAGCCGCGCCGCCAGCGCCGGAGCGGGTGGAGAGGCACCGGAACAACGGCGTCGGCGGCGCGCAGCCAGTCGTCCGC
Encoded proteins:
- a CDS encoding type II toxin-antitoxin system PemK/MazF family toxin; the protein is MARILRGDVRWANLNPVRGHEQAGQRPVVVLSHDIFNERSGTVIAAALTSQEPRAGFPLTLRLRASRLPKRSWVKISQIRTLSTERLGRRLGRASEEELAVIVEGLIEIIG
- the tmk gene encoding dTMP kinase, with translation MLVAIEGLDQSGKETQARELRDRLRAAGYRSRVVSFPDYGTSIGEEIARALQGEREYGPETMQLLYVANRFERKADIDRWQAGGLIVLFDRYVASAVAYGEAHGLDPAWLENLQIYLPQPDLTFFLDIAPETAMARKAVGRDRYERDLALLARVRVSYQRLAAQSGWIRIDGEQSPDDVATALATALEPRLPALP
- the lysA gene encoding diaminopimelate decarboxylase gives rise to the protein MAAAGFHHGLLATPSPTPMDGFDCSPDRPATCDGVDLAAVAAAEGTPLYVYSAAGIVARYRALDAALGEWPHRIHFAMKANSTLGVVRLLHAAGSSFDANSGGEIGVALRAGAPPDAIVFTGVGKTEAELTDAVRLGIGTINAESAGELDRIGRIAASRGVRARVALRVNPDIEADTHPGIATGGRAHKFGVPMGDARDIAREASTHEGLELVGIHAHVGSQITDLDSLGRTAAAVARLAHRLQEDGVPLAHVDLGGGLGIAYDAAEAPSVDAYARLLVDAVRPTGLTLLVEPGRWIVGPTGALIATVVDVKPQADGRHFVVLDAGMSELLRPALYGSAHRLHLLQPRDGSPVTCDVVGPICETTDVVGLGQRMPLPRVGDRILVRDAGAYGVAMASNYNRHPLPAEALIADGAWTLIRRRQSVDEMMASEL
- a CDS encoding CopG family transcriptional regulator gives rise to the protein MPKAKVAVTLDARLLNQMDTLVSGGMFRNRSQAVESALAEKLGRLARTRLATECDKLDPTHEQLLADEGIAGESWPEY